A genome region from Pseudanabaena sp. Chao 1811 includes the following:
- the asnS gene encoding asparagine--tRNA ligase: MTSARIIDLLRDGQTNDSYTLRGWVRTKREGKGIAFLELNDGSSLQGLQIVLPQTIDGYETLIKQITTGASIEVSGTLVESMGKGQRVEMQANAIAVFGTADPETYPLQKKRHSIEFLRTIAHLRPRTNMFGAVFRVRNACAFAIHKFFQERGFLWVHTPIVTASDCEGAGEMFGVTTFDLNKLAASGKRVDFSQDFFGKPAFLTVSGQLEAEIMATAFSNVYTFGPTFRAENSNTSRHLAEFWMIEPEVAFCDLEGDADLAEDFLKYIFNYVLETCPEDMEFFQERVNNQVMANACKIVDEQFERITYTEAIAILEKSSKTFEFPVSWGLDLQSEHERFLAEEHFQKPVIVMDYPLGIKAFYMRVNDESASDRQTVRAMDILAPGVGEIIGGSQREERLEVLESRIRSVGLNPEDYWWYLDLRRYGTVPHAGFGLGFERLVQFITGMGNIRDVIPFPRFPQSAEF; this comes from the coding sequence ATGACATCTGCAAGAATTATTGACCTGTTACGTGATGGTCAGACTAATGACTCATACACACTTCGTGGTTGGGTGAGGACTAAACGAGAAGGTAAGGGAATAGCCTTCTTGGAGTTAAACGATGGCTCATCGCTACAAGGGCTACAAATTGTTTTACCTCAGACAATTGATGGCTATGAAACGCTAATTAAACAAATAACTACAGGTGCATCCATTGAGGTATCAGGGACTCTAGTGGAGTCTATGGGTAAAGGTCAAAGGGTGGAAATGCAGGCTAATGCGATCGCTGTATTTGGCACTGCCGATCCTGAGACCTACCCTTTACAAAAAAAACGTCACTCGATCGAATTTTTACGAACGATCGCCCATTTACGTCCCCGAACAAATATGTTTGGGGCAGTATTTCGGGTGCGAAATGCCTGTGCTTTTGCCATACATAAATTTTTCCAAGAGCGTGGTTTTTTGTGGGTACATACGCCAATTGTGACTGCTAGCGACTGTGAGGGGGCTGGCGAAATGTTTGGTGTGACCACTTTTGACTTAAATAAATTGGCAGCATCAGGAAAGCGTGTGGATTTTTCGCAGGACTTTTTTGGTAAGCCCGCCTTCTTGACCGTCAGTGGTCAGCTAGAGGCAGAGATTATGGCAACTGCCTTTTCTAATGTCTATACCTTTGGCCCCACGTTCCGTGCTGAAAACTCGAATACTTCGCGCCACCTTGCCGAGTTCTGGATGATTGAGCCAGAAGTTGCCTTTTGCGATCTTGAAGGCGATGCAGATCTTGCTGAGGATTTCCTCAAATATATTTTCAATTATGTGTTGGAAACCTGTCCCGAAGATATGGAGTTTTTCCAAGAGCGGGTAAATAATCAGGTGATGGCAAATGCTTGCAAGATTGTGGATGAGCAGTTTGAGCGGATTACCTACACTGAGGCGATCGCTATTCTCGAAAAGAGCAGCAAAACCTTTGAGTTTCCTGTGTCGTGGGGCTTGGATTTACAATCGGAGCATGAAAGGTTTCTCGCTGAGGAGCATTTCCAAAAGCCCGTCATTGTGATGGATTATCCCTTGGGGATCAAGGCTTTTTATATGCGCGTAAATGATGAATCGGCAAGCGATCGCCAAACTGTGCGGGCAATGGATATTCTTGCACCTGGGGTCGGCGAGATCATCGGTGGTTCGCAGCGTGAGGAGCGCCTTGAGGTCTTGGAATCGAGAATCCGCAGTGTGGGGCTAAATCCTGAGGATTACTGGTGGTATCTCGATTTACGTCGTTATGGCACTGTGCCTCACGCTGGCTTTGGTTTAGGTTTTGAGCGTTTAGTTCAGTTCATCACTGGCATGGGCAATATCCGCGATGTGATTCCATTCCCCCGTTTTCCTCAAAGCGCAGAATTTTAA
- the guaD gene encoding guanine deaminase — translation MQNQAIRGFRASFLDAIADPFYEPEADCIRYFADGLLVVEHGKVKDFGNYVDLATQYADLAITHYPDRLIVSGFIDTHIHFPQTEMIASYGEQLLEWLSTYTFPTERKFADRNYASKIASIFLEELLRNGTTTALVFTTIFPQSTDAFFEEAQRRNLRMIAGKVMMDRNAPDFLTDTAESSYIETKQLIEKWHKCDRLLYAVTPRFAVTSTPEQLTNIGKLLAEFPDVYLHTHLSENVKEVAYVAEVFPESAGYLDVYDQAGLVGERSVFAHGVQLTDQEFARLSEAKAAIAFCPTSNMFLGSGLFKIEKAKSQENPVKVGLGTDVGAGTSFSMLKTACAAYQVAQLRSQKLSAFQALFLATLGGARALCLEDKLGNFEIGKEADFVVLNLRPTPIMALRNKPLDLDNPPILTEISDQLFATLIMGDDRAITATYIMGELALI, via the coding sequence ACCTGAGGCTGACTGTATTCGCTACTTTGCCGATGGTCTGTTAGTGGTTGAGCATGGCAAAGTTAAGGATTTTGGCAACTATGTAGATTTAGCAACTCAGTATGCAGATCTAGCAATCACCCATTACCCCGATCGCCTTATTGTCTCAGGATTTATCGATACGCATATTCACTTTCCTCAAACAGAAATGATTGCTTCCTATGGTGAGCAGTTATTGGAATGGCTGAGTACTTACACTTTTCCCACTGAACGCAAATTTGCCGATCGCAACTATGCGTCGAAAATCGCTTCTATATTTCTGGAAGAGTTACTGAGAAATGGCACTACTACGGCTCTAGTCTTTACAACTATTTTTCCGCAATCGACGGATGCTTTTTTTGAGGAAGCACAGCGACGTAATTTGCGAATGATTGCGGGGAAAGTGATGATGGATCGCAATGCCCCAGACTTTTTGACCGACACCGCCGAGTCATCTTACATAGAAACAAAACAGTTAATCGAGAAATGGCATAAATGCGATCGCCTGCTCTATGCTGTCACCCCACGTTTTGCCGTGACATCCACACCAGAGCAATTAACTAATATCGGTAAGTTATTAGCTGAATTTCCTGATGTGTATTTACACACGCATCTATCGGAAAATGTCAAAGAAGTTGCCTATGTTGCGGAAGTTTTTCCTGAGAGTGCAGGTTATTTGGATGTTTATGATCAGGCGGGTTTAGTTGGGGAAAGATCAGTTTTTGCTCATGGGGTGCAACTTACCGATCAGGAATTCGCGAGACTATCTGAGGCAAAAGCAGCGATCGCTTTTTGTCCAACTTCAAATATGTTTTTAGGAAGTGGGCTTTTTAAAATTGAAAAGGCAAAGTCGCAGGAAAATCCTGTAAAAGTGGGTCTAGGTACTGATGTGGGTGCAGGAACGAGCTTTTCAATGTTAAAGACTGCTTGCGCCGCCTATCAAGTCGCACAGTTGCGATCGCAAAAGTTATCCGCCTTTCAAGCCCTATTTCTTGCCACCTTGGGCGGCGCAAGAGCATTATGTCTTGAGGATAAGTTAGGAAATTTCGAGATCGGCAAGGAAGCTGATTTTGTAGTGCTGAATCTCCGCCCAACACCAATTATGGCGTTAAGAAATAAACCGCTCGATTTAGATAATCCACCCATCCTCACTGAAATATCCGATCAGTTATTTGCCACGCTCATTATGGGAGATGACCGTGCGATCACTGCAACTTATATCATGGGAGAATTAGCTTTAATTTAG